A window of Mesoplasma chauliocola contains these coding sequences:
- the trmFO gene encoding methylenetetrahydrofolate--tRNA-(uracil(54)-C(5))-methyltransferase (FADH(2)-oxidizing) TrmFO: MKNRTVNIIGAGLAGSEAAYQLAKRNIKVKLYEVKRITKNPVQFLDGFAELVCSNSLRSNEMTNAVGTLKEEMRLLDSLIIRAAEYAQVPAGGSLAVDRIMFSEYITNELQNNNLIEIIDKEVISIDPNEITLVASGPLTTDNLQNEISKLIGTDDFYFYDAVAPIIEKESINMEIAYQKNRYDKGETSDYINCPMSKEEYLNFYNELIRAEVTIGHLPGEAELKYFEGCMPVEAMAKRGEETLLFGPMKPKGLNKPDGTRNHAVVQLRQDDANNRLYNIVGFQTNLKWPEQKRVFSMIPGLENAKFVRYGVMHKNNFINSPKVLNKFLQLKSNENIFFAGQITGVEGYVESCVTGLITSINIFNYINNKEMKIPTSKSVTGALLNYINKASITNFQPMKANWGIVDEISFDKPNKKITKQEIKKLKNERISNLAIENIKEYIKKI, from the coding sequence ATGAAAAATAGAACAGTAAATATTATTGGTGCTGGTTTGGCAGGCAGTGAGGCTGCTTACCAATTAGCAAAAAGAAATATTAAAGTTAAACTTTATGAAGTAAAAAGAATAACTAAAAATCCCGTCCAATTTTTGGACGGGTTTGCTGAATTAGTTTGTTCAAATTCTCTTAGAAGTAATGAAATGACAAATGCTGTAGGAACCTTAAAAGAAGAAATGAGACTTTTAGATTCACTAATTATTAGAGCCGCTGAATATGCTCAAGTTCCAGCAGGTGGAAGTTTAGCTGTAGATAGAATTATGTTTTCAGAATATATAACTAATGAGCTTCAAAATAATAATTTAATTGAAATTATTGACAAGGAAGTTATTAGTATTGATCCAAACGAAATAACACTAGTAGCATCTGGACCTTTAACAACAGATAATTTGCAAAATGAAATAAGCAAGCTAATTGGAACTGATGATTTTTATTTTTATGATGCCGTTGCGCCAATAATAGAGAAAGAATCTATTAACATGGAAATTGCATATCAAAAAAATAGATATGACAAAGGAGAAACAAGCGATTATATTAATTGCCCAATGTCAAAAGAAGAATATTTAAATTTTTACAATGAACTTATTAGAGCAGAAGTAACAATTGGGCATTTGCCAGGTGAAGCAGAATTAAAATATTTTGAAGGTTGTATGCCTGTTGAAGCAATGGCTAAAAGAGGAGAAGAAACACTTCTTTTTGGACCTATGAAACCTAAAGGATTAAATAAACCAGATGGTACAAGGAATCATGCAGTTGTACAATTGAGACAAGATGACGCAAACAATAGATTGTACAATATTGTTGGTTTTCAAACTAATTTAAAGTGGCCTGAACAAAAAAGAGTATTCTCAATGATTCCAGGTCTTGAAAATGCAAAGTTTGTTAGATATGGTGTTATGCATAAAAATAATTTTATTAATTCTCCAAAAGTTTTGAATAAATTTTTACAATTAAAATCAAATGAAAATATTTTCTTTGCTGGCCAGATAACAGGTGTTGAAGGGTATGTTGAATCATGTGTGACAGGACTAATAACTTCAATAAATATATTTAATTATATTAATAATAAAGAAATGAAAATACCAACATCAAAATCAGTAACAGGAGCTTTGTTGAACTACATTAATAAGGCTTCAATTACAAATTTTCAACCTATGAAAGCAAATTGAGGTATAGTTGATGAAATTTCTTTTGATAAACCAAATAAAAAAATAACAAAACAAGAAATTAAAAAACTTAAAAATGAAAGAATATCTAATTTAGCAATTGAAAACATCAAAGAATACATAAAAAAAATTTAG
- a CDS encoding ABC transporter ATP-binding protein, translated as MSNNNLQTGKQLNKHGFDVNLEFSWKKMGVFMRQIFESAKDNKAIFWAMCLFTMFDALVATFLPVFATMMISAITNPGAETLTFLAWEVGLTEWTTWLYITLGALVLLLLSEYVVNWSIAQFSLHVEINQRQKMLIRLAQQDVDFFFDHVSGNILTRLVGDTQSLAFGIQQFFTNIIYFLTGITMSIIIMLLSGLWYVAVILAVYMFISIAIAVLIFIQSRRKLITAFDQKRDVDQDMTDRISNISLIKSSGLEEHEIERIEELNEKYNRAGDAAITWSAILTQWIQVTASLMMPMFVIIFCIMFTKESDIKLAVELLSVKMPLAQVLVSFVVGAIAMLIPTLRSATRAQNAAQRISELTDPEPTIKPNSDGPIIEKINSISFENVQFAYPKKPEKTILPKMNITFEKGKSYAFVGETGSGKSTVAKLLLRFYMPTEGKILVEGKYRDENDIVKDSHDLNEINLPAFLNKVGYVEQEPQILFGDFYENIRYAKFDATEEEIIRACKKANLHDFIVSLKDGYSTILGQRGFLLSGGQKQRLVIARVFLKNPDFLILDEATSALDNIVEKEIQAELDKLMKGRTSVTIAHRLSTIKNVDQIIVLGANGKGIVQQGSYEELISTPGRFKKLYEAGLMN; from the coding sequence ATGAGCAACAATAATTTACAAACTGGTAAACAGTTAAATAAACATGGTTTTGATGTTAACTTAGAATTTTCATGAAAAAAAATGGGTGTATTCATGCGCCAAATCTTTGAATCTGCAAAAGATAATAAAGCTATATTTTGAGCAATGTGTTTATTTACAATGTTTGACGCATTAGTTGCAACATTCCTTCCAGTATTTGCAACAATGATGATTTCAGCTATAACTAATCCAGGCGCAGAAACGCTAACTTTCTTAGCTTGAGAAGTTGGTTTAACTGAATGAACAACTTGACTATATATTACTTTAGGAGCTTTAGTTTTATTATTACTTTCAGAGTATGTAGTTAACTGAAGTATTGCTCAATTTTCACTTCATGTGGAAATTAATCAAAGACAAAAAATGTTGATTAGGTTAGCTCAACAAGATGTTGATTTCTTCTTTGATCATGTGTCAGGTAATATTTTAACAAGACTTGTAGGAGATACTCAATCATTAGCATTTGGTATTCAACAATTTTTTACTAATATCATTTACTTTTTAACAGGTATAACAATGTCTATTATTATTATGTTATTATCTGGTCTTTGATATGTTGCTGTTATTTTGGCAGTTTATATGTTCATTTCAATTGCTATTGCAGTTTTAATTTTCATTCAAAGTAGAAGAAAATTAATTACAGCATTTGATCAAAAACGTGATGTTGATCAAGATATGACAGATAGAATATCAAATATTTCATTAATCAAGTCATCAGGTTTAGAAGAACATGAAATTGAAAGAATTGAAGAGTTAAATGAAAAATATAATAGAGCCGGTGATGCTGCAATTACATGATCAGCTATCTTAACTCAATGAATTCAAGTTACAGCTTCATTAATGATGCCAATGTTTGTTATTATTTTTTGTATTATGTTTACAAAAGAAAGCGACATTAAATTAGCAGTTGAATTATTAAGTGTTAAAATGCCTCTAGCCCAAGTTTTAGTTTCATTTGTTGTTGGTGCAATTGCAATGTTAATTCCAACATTGAGGTCAGCAACAAGGGCACAAAATGCTGCGCAAAGAATTTCTGAATTAACAGATCCAGAGCCAACAATAAAACCAAATTCTGATGGACCTATAATTGAAAAAATAAATTCAATTAGCTTTGAAAATGTTCAATTTGCATATCCTAAAAAACCTGAAAAAACAATTTTGCCTAAAATGAATATAACTTTTGAAAAAGGTAAATCATATGCGTTTGTTGGTGAAACGGGCTCAGGTAAGTCAACAGTTGCAAAATTATTATTAAGATTCTATATGCCAACTGAAGGAAAAATATTGGTTGAAGGTAAATACAGAGATGAGAACGATATAGTAAAGGATTCTCACGATTTAAATGAAATTAATTTACCAGCATTTTTAAATAAAGTTGGTTATGTTGAACAAGAGCCACAAATTTTATTTGGTGATTTTTACGAAAATATTAGATATGCAAAATTTGATGCAACAGAAGAAGAGATTATTAGAGCATGTAAAAAAGCAAACTTACATGACTTTATTGTTTCACTAAAAGATGGATATAGTACAATTCTAGGTCAAAGAGGTTTCTTACTATCTGGTGGTCAAAAACAACGTTTAGTTATTGCTAGAGTATTCTTGAAAAATCCTGATTTCTTGATTCTTGATGAAGCAACAAGTGCTTTAGATAATATTGTTGAAAAAGAAATACAAGCGGAATTAGACAAATTGATGAAAGGCAGAACTAGTGTAACTATTGCTCACCGTTTATCAACAATTAAAAATGTAGATCAAATTATTGTTTTAGGAGCAAATGGTAAAGGTATAGTTCAACAAGGAAGTTATGAAGAATTAATATCAACTCCAGGTCGTTTCAAAAAATTATATGAAGCAGGTTTAATGAATTAA